From one Bdellovibrionales bacterium CG10_big_fil_rev_8_21_14_0_10_45_34 genomic stretch:
- a CDS encoding phosphoglucosamine mutase codes for MSKHKHNKLFGTDGIRGTANKYPMTPEVIARVGQALGFLLIQNQSRSVIGERKVVIGKDTRRSGYMTEMALASGLNSMGVNVQLVGPLPTPGVGFLTRNMRADAGIVISASHNSFQDNGIKIFGPDGFKLSSEFEAQIEKLVFDADLVEHLAKGEHVGRSKRIDDSAGRYIVYVKDTFPMSLTLDGLRIVLDCANGAAYKVGPQILEELGAEVIVVSNQPNGLNINDKCGALYPDRVAQTVIQYRADVGISLDGDADRVVIIDERGDVLNGDHILAICAADMIERGALKKNTVVSTQMSNIGLELFLAELGAKLEKTDVGDKYVVDCMRSNDYNLGGESSGHIIFLDSSTTGDGLIAALRVLAVMKQKQSKLSQLKKKLKELPQVLRNVCVTTRVPLEDLKEFQKKISEYKQDFGKKGRIFVRYSGTEPLIRILVEGEREPVIRNIAEDLATILLREIAQVEETV; via the coding sequence GTGAGTAAACACAAGCATAACAAATTGTTTGGAACCGACGGAATACGTGGCACCGCTAACAAGTACCCTATGACTCCTGAGGTAATCGCAAGAGTTGGGCAAGCATTGGGGTTTCTCTTAATTCAAAACCAATCGCGATCCGTTATCGGAGAGCGCAAAGTGGTTATCGGAAAAGACACGAGACGATCCGGCTACATGACGGAAATGGCGCTTGCTTCGGGCTTAAACTCAATGGGAGTTAATGTTCAATTGGTTGGCCCTTTGCCTACGCCAGGTGTTGGATTTCTTACTCGAAATATGAGAGCGGATGCGGGCATTGTGATTTCTGCCTCTCACAATTCTTTTCAAGATAACGGCATCAAAATTTTTGGGCCGGATGGTTTTAAGCTTTCTTCGGAGTTTGAGGCTCAAATTGAAAAGTTGGTTTTTGACGCCGATCTGGTTGAACATTTAGCGAAGGGCGAACACGTCGGCAGATCAAAGCGAATTGATGATAGTGCCGGTCGATATATTGTTTACGTCAAGGATACTTTTCCGATGAGTCTTACGCTTGATGGCTTAAGGATTGTATTGGATTGTGCTAACGGAGCTGCCTACAAGGTTGGTCCGCAGATACTTGAGGAGCTTGGTGCAGAAGTCATTGTTGTTAGTAACCAACCAAATGGCCTCAACATCAATGATAAGTGTGGTGCCCTATATCCTGATCGCGTCGCTCAAACTGTCATTCAGTACCGTGCTGATGTGGGTATTAGTCTTGATGGAGACGCCGATCGGGTCGTCATCATAGATGAGCGCGGCGATGTGTTGAATGGCGATCATATTTTGGCAATTTGTGCTGCAGATATGATTGAAAGAGGCGCTTTGAAAAAGAATACGGTTGTCTCTACTCAAATGAGCAATATAGGCCTCGAATTATTTTTGGCAGAGCTGGGGGCGAAACTAGAGAAGACCGACGTTGGAGACAAGTACGTTGTCGATTGCATGAGAAGCAACGACTATAACCTTGGCGGAGAATCTTCGGGACACATTATCTTTCTCGACTCTTCGACAACTGGGGATGGCCTGATCGCCGCCTTGAGAGTTTTGGCTGTCATGAAGCAAAAGCAGTCCAAACTTTCCCAGTTAAAAAAGAAACTCAAAGAGCTTCCGCAGGTATTGAGAAACGTATGTGTCACCACACGAGTTCCGCTTGAAGACTTGAAGGAATTCCAAAAGAAGATATCTGAGTACAAACAGGACTTCGGTAAAAAGGGCCGCATTTTTGTTCGGTATTCTGGCACCGAACCGCTAATTCGAATTTTAGTTGAAGGGGAGCGCGAGCCAGTGATTCGAAATATTGCTGAAGATCTGGCAACGATACTTTTAAGAGAAATCGCGCAGGTGGAGGAGACGGTTTGA
- a CDS encoding pyridoxine 5'-phosphate synthase — MAQPGKVPPLWLPPQNIRLGVNIDHIATLRQARGGTTAYPSLLFFADECRQGGADQITIHLREDRRHIQDRDLEDLCRVRLLSLNLEMAATDEMLAIALMRKPDWVCFVPEKREELTTEGGLDVASKAEWLRDATQKLASVGTRVSMFIESDIRQVEASARTGAHAVEFHTGHWVMKGSMASGVDWSRLEAAAMCAQEQSLSVHAGHGLDYSSARRIKKLPHLVEVNIGHFLVCDGLVAGLRASVMQMVQILNDPNIE; from the coding sequence ATGGCTCAACCTGGTAAAGTACCTCCGTTGTGGTTGCCGCCGCAAAATATACGCCTTGGCGTCAACATCGACCATATTGCTACGTTGAGACAGGCTCGAGGTGGAACGACAGCTTATCCGTCACTTTTGTTTTTTGCCGATGAATGTCGCCAAGGTGGCGCCGATCAAATTACTATTCATCTCAGAGAAGACAGGCGCCATATTCAGGATAGGGATCTCGAAGACTTGTGCCGGGTGAGATTGCTTTCTCTTAATTTGGAAATGGCGGCGACAGATGAAATGCTCGCAATAGCTCTTATGCGAAAACCCGACTGGGTCTGTTTTGTTCCTGAAAAAAGAGAAGAGCTCACTACAGAGGGCGGCCTCGATGTCGCAAGCAAAGCAGAATGGCTGCGAGATGCGACTCAAAAGCTTGCGAGTGTCGGTACGAGAGTTTCTATGTTTATCGAGTCGGATATTAGGCAGGTCGAGGCGAGTGCAAGAACGGGTGCTCATGCTGTTGAGTTTCATACGGGGCACTGGGTAATGAAAGGTTCTATGGCTTCGGGGGTCGACTGGAGCCGACTAGAGGCGGCGGCTATGTGCGCACAAGAGCAAAGTCTTTCAGTGCATGCGGGGCACGGGCTTGATTATTCTTCAGCCAGAAGAATCAAAAAGCTGCCTCACTTAGTTGAAGTCAATATTGGGCATTTTCTTGTTTGCGATGGTTTGGTTGCTGGTCTTCGTGCGTCTGTTATGCAAATGGTACAAATTTTAAACGATCCCAATATTGAATAG
- a CDS encoding TIGR00159 family protein, with amino-acid sequence MLLVWLIVYRVLLLIKQTRAVQMLSGLGILAITYIVSVWFEFATINWLLEKFFNNLFVIVVVLFQNEIRKALAHIGRNPFFSSVSVVEETQVIEEIIKGAVLLSQKRLGALIVIERENPVEDSIEIGTHIDATVTSELLNSIFLSTSPLHDGAVVVKGGKLLAAGCFLPLSKNPNVDKNLGTRHRAAIGISEETDAVVIVVSEENHQVGLCVGGQLTSDLDMPTLRQALYSMFGLAGMDVDAERKFA; translated from the coding sequence ATGTTGCTTGTTTGGTTGATTGTTTATCGAGTGCTCCTACTCATTAAACAAACTCGCGCGGTCCAGATGCTGAGCGGACTGGGAATCCTGGCAATCACTTACATTGTGTCAGTTTGGTTTGAGTTCGCCACGATTAACTGGTTGCTAGAAAAGTTTTTTAACAATCTATTCGTTATCGTCGTTGTACTTTTTCAAAACGAAATTCGAAAAGCACTGGCTCATATTGGCCGTAACCCCTTCTTCTCCAGCGTGTCTGTCGTAGAAGAGACTCAGGTTATAGAAGAGATCATTAAAGGGGCTGTTTTGCTTTCACAGAAGCGCCTGGGAGCCTTAATCGTTATCGAAAGAGAAAATCCGGTCGAAGATAGTATCGAGATCGGCACTCATATAGACGCCACTGTGACGTCTGAGTTGTTAAACTCTATCTTTTTATCTACAAGCCCTCTGCATGACGGCGCCGTCGTTGTTAAAGGGGGAAAGCTATTGGCGGCGGGTTGCTTTTTGCCTCTGTCAAAAAATCCCAATGTCGATAAAAACCTGGGGACGAGACATAGAGCTGCTATTGGGATTTCAGAAGAGACTGATGCGGTTGTCATCGTCGTCAGCGAAGAGAACCACCAGGTAGGTTTATGTGTGGGCGGTCAATTGACCTCCGATTTAGATATGCCAACACTGAGGCAGGCTTTGTATAGTATGTTTGGTCTAGCTGGTATGGATGTGGATGCGGAGCGTAAGTTTGCATAA